The following are encoded in a window of Balaenoptera ricei isolate mBalRic1 chromosome 1, mBalRic1.hap2, whole genome shotgun sequence genomic DNA:
- the LOC132350875 gene encoding ribosome production factor 1-like gives MAKAGDKSGGSGNKGLKRKAATEERQEAAVAEDGTTESGVQPSKAAAFPPGFSVSEIKNKQRRHLMFTRWKQQQRKEKLAAKKKLKKEREALGDKAPPKPIPKTTDNQRVYDETTVDPNDEEVAYDEATDEFASYFNRQTSPKILITTSDRPHGRTVRLCEQLSTVIPNSHVYYRRGLALKKIIPQCISRDFTDLIVINEDRKIPNGLILSHLPNGPTAHFKMSSVRLRKEIKRRGKEPTEHIPEIILNNFTTRLGHSVGRMFASFFPHNPQFTGRQVATFHNQRDYIFFRFHRYIFKSEKKVGIQELGPRFTLKLRSLQKGTFDSKYGEYEWVHKPREMDTSRRKFHL, from the coding sequence ATGGCGAAGGCCGGGGATAAGAGCGGCGGCAGCGGAAACAAAGGCTTGAAACGCAAAGCCGCTACTGAAGAACGTCAGGAGGCTGCAGTCGCTGAGGATGGGACGACGGAAAGTGGGGTCCAACCCTCGAAGGCGGCTGCCTTTCCTCCAGGCTTCAGCGTTTCGGAGATTAAGAACAAACAGCGGCGACACTTAATGTTCACGCGGTGGAAACAGCAGCAGCGGAAGGAAAAGTTGGCAGctaagaaaaaacttaaaaaagagagagaggctcTTGGTGATAAGGCTCCACCAAAGCCTATACCGAAGACCACTGACAACCAGCGAGTGTATGATGAAACCACAGTAGACCCTAATGATGAAGAGGTTGCTTATGATGAAGCTACGGATGAATTTGCTTCTTACTTCAACAGACAAACTTCTCCCAAGATTCTCATCACTACATCAGATAGACCTCATGGGAGAACAGTACGACTCTGTGAACAGCTCTCCACAGTTATACCAAACTCACATGTTTATTACAGAAGAGGACTGGCtctgaaaaaaattattccaCAGTGCATCTCAAGAGATTTCACAGACCTGATTGTTATTAATGAAGATCGTAAAATACCAAATGGATTAATTCTGAGTCACTTGCCAAATGGCCCAactgctcattttaaaatgagcagtGTTCGTCTGcgtaaagaaattaagagaagagGCAAGGAGCCCACAGAACACAtacctgaaataattttaaacaattttaccaCACGGCTGGGTCATTCTGTTGGACGTATGTTTGCATCTTTCTTTCCCCATAATCCTCAATTTACTGGAAGGCAGGTTGCCACATTCCACAATCAACGGGATTATATCTTCTTCAGATTTCACAGATACATATTCAAGAGTGAAAAGAAAGTCGGAATTCAGGAACTTGGACCACGTTTTACCTTAAAATTAAGATCTCTTCAGAAAGGAACCTTTGATTCTAAATATGGAGAATATGAATGGGTCCATAAGCCCCGGGAAATGGATACAAGtagaagaaaattccatttataa